One Glandiceps talaboti chromosome 2, keGlaTala1.1, whole genome shotgun sequence genomic region harbors:
- the LOC144443488 gene encoding 1-phosphatidylinositol 4,5-bisphosphate phosphodiesterase beta-4-like isoform X1, which yields MAKLYDFQWQIHVPDHLQKGDRFDRWDEDSCSVEAQCLVQVDEYGFFIRWKSEGKDGSVLELSQVSDIRKGIAQKENSKIYSVMDPDGSRELDERSITVCSGLDLVTITYTTMVADSPATAKRWVEYLQSITHNTKANNICPMTSLQKHWMRISFQVNPNGNIPVRNLTRTFASGRTEKMIFKCLDEIGLPSHKNDEIDPKDFPFDKFYELYHKICPRSDIEELHKDITKSKASGVTVEQMINFLNDRQRDPRLNEILFPFFNRERVLQIINTYEKDEEFLQKEQLGVDGLCRYLMSDENAPVFLDRLELYQDMDQPLSHYYINSSHNTYLTGRQFGGKSSVEMYRQVLLAGCRCVELDCWDGKGDDAEPIITHGKAMCTDILFKDVIYAIRDTAFVVSDYPVILSFENHCGKPQQYKLAKYCEEVLGEFLLRDPLDEHPLIQNQPLPSPTKLKRKILIKNKRLKPEVEKRQLELLKHTGLMVVDINEPDDVEGEESDSDSNSEAGDQAKAPESNETSNSSTKSAEQGEEKPKPLTEHEEAHPEYKFKEDEPPPPKEEVKPKQSSVKIPKKAEQAKGDQAKNDQEDNASEDTDVAVAQAHYQYTGGTTNIHPFLSSLVNYLHPVKFPGFDIGEERNIHYQMSSFNESVGLGYIKTQCIEFVNYNKRQMSRIYPKGGRVDSSNYMPQIFWNAGCQMVSLNFQTPDLGMQLNQGKFEYNASCGYLLKPDFMRRPDRIFDPFSESPVDGVIAATCSVKVISGQFLSDKRIGTYVEVDMYGLPTDTIRKEHRTRVVPNNGLNPVYNEEAFIFRKVVLPDLAVLRIAVYDENSKMIGQRILPLDGLQAGYRHVSLRTEGNFPLSLPTVFCYIELKTYVPDGLGDLVDALSAPLQYLSQAEKRAEALKSMGIEENDISDVPVGGKKKAPTTPTGDKNMKLGAGKNATVVDGKPSASKDKKDLSSISKIDSESLKSDKAFIKLLKKQSKDLESLKKKHTKDKELMQRSHCTLVDKMVSRHDKDKLTQEKNLEKAIKKKGESNCTDLKVETENRVKSLVNDHKGKVKEVVSSQTKEWSAMVARHATEIGEYLEQHIYQQCDALKKLMLQQHEEQLKQLEMMHDRETKETKSQQAKQSMEMVKSVNQDKSCKNKAEKDRRVREVQSNNTKKFVEERKRLAMKQDREKEQLKKQHEDDLELLRKANEQVIEQQRQDAQEAKLAIKPEAVV from the exons GAAAACAGCAAAATATACTCTGTTATGGATCCAGATGGCTCAAGAGAACTGGACGAAAGATCGATCACTGTTTGCAGTGGTTTAGATCTTGTCACCATTACTTACACAACAATGGTTGCAGATAGCCCAGCTACAGCAAAG AGATGGGTTGAATATTTGCAAAGTATCACGCACAACACCAAAGCCAATAACATCTGCCCAATGACAAGTCTACAGAAACA TTGGATGCGGATTAGCTTTCAGGTGAATCCCAATGGTAACATTCCAGTCAGAAACCTTACCAGAACTTTTGCATCCGGTAGAACAGAAAAGATGATATTCAAATGCCTTGATGAAATAGGCTTGCCCAGTCACAAG AATGATGAGATTGATCCCAAAGACTTTCCTTTTGACAAATTCTATGAACTTTACCACAAGATCTGCCCAAGATCAGATATAGAAGAACTTCATAAAGACAT CACTAAAAGCAAAGCATCAGGTGTTACAGTAGAGCAAATGATCAATTTTCTGAATGATAGACAACGTGATCCCAGGTTGAACGAAATTCTTTTTCCATTCTTTAATCGAGAACGAGTTTTACAAATAATCAACACATACGAGAAGGATGAAGAATTTCTACAGAAAG AGCAACTTGGAGTCGATGGATTATGTCGGTATCTGATGTCGGATGAGAATGCCCCTGTCTTCTTAGACAGATTAGAGCTGTACCAGGATATGGACCAGCCATTGTCACATTACTACATCAATTCATCACATAACACGTACCTAACAGGCCGACAGTTTGGCGGCAAATCATCGGTGGAAATGTACAGACAAGTCCTCCTTGCAGGATGCAG gtgTGTAGAGTTAGACTGTTGGGATGGAAAGGGGGATGATGCAGAACCTATCATAACTCACGGCAAAGCTATGTGTACAGATATATTGTTTAAG GATGTAATCTATGCCATCAGGGATACTGCCTTTGTGGTCTCAGACTACCCAGTCATACTAAGTTTTGAAAACCACTGTGGCAAGCCACAGCAGTACAAACTTGCTAAATATTGTGAAGAAGTTCTTGGAGAATTCCTACTGAGGGATCCTTTAGATGAGCACCCG CTTATACAAAACCAACCACTGCCGTCACCCACAAAGTTAAAAAGGAAGATCCTTATCAAGAACAAAAGGCTAAAACCTGAAGTTGAAAAAA GACAATTGGAATTGTTGAAGCATACAGGACTAATGGTAGTTGATATCAATGAACCTGATGATGTGGAAGGGGAGGAATCTG ACAGTGACTCTAATTCAGAAGCCGGAGATCAAGCAAAGGCTCCCGAGTCTAACGAAACCTCCAACAGCTCCACCAAATCTG CAGAGCAAGGTGAGGAAAAACCCAAACCTTTGACAGAACATGAGGAAGCCCACCCAgaatacaaatttaaagaaGATGAACCACCACCCCCTAAAGAAGAGGTGAAACCCAAACAATCCAGTGTCAAGATCCCTAAAAAG GCTGAACAAGCAAAAGGTGATCAGGCAAAGAATGATCAG GAGGACAATGCAAGCGAAGACACTGACGTGGCTGTTGCACAAGCTCACTACCAATACACTGGTGGCACCACCAACATACACCCCTTTCTGTCCTCACTAGTCAACTATTTACATCCCGTCAAGTTTCCAGGCTTTGACATTGGGGAAG AACGCAATATCCACTATCAGATGTCATCATTCAACGAGTCTGTTGGTCTCGGCTACATCAAAACACAGTGCATAGAGTTTGTCAA TTACAACAAACGTCAGATGAGTAGAATCTATCCTAAAGGAGGTCGAGTGGATTCCAGCAACTATATGCCTCAAATCTTTTGGAACGCTGGCTGTCAAATGGTGTCTCTGAATTTCCAGACTCCAGATCTAGGTATGCAGCTCAACCAAGGCAAATTTGAGTACAATGCATCATGCGG GTATTTATTGAAGCCAGACTTTATGAGAAGACCAGATCGTATCTTTGATCCTTTCTCTGAATCACCTGTAGATGGTGTCATTGCTGCAACATGTTCAGTCAAG GTCATTTCTGGTCAATTCTTGTCTGATAAACGGATAGGAACATATGTAGAAGTGGACATGTATGGTTTACCTACCGACACAATCAGGAAAGAACATCGTACACGTGTCGTACCAAACAATGGTCTTAATCCAGTCTATAATGAGGAGGCATTCATTTTCAGGAAG GTTGTATTACCAGATCTGGCTGTACTCCGTATTGCTGTGTACGATGAAAACAGTAAAATGATTGGACAGAGAATTCTACCTCTTGATGGTTTACAGGCAG GTTACCGCCATGTATCACTGCGCACAGAAGGCAACTTTCCTCTATCACTGCCAACAGTTTTCTGTTATATAGAGTTAAAGACTTATGTACCAGATGGCTTAGGAG ACTTGGTAGATGCCCTATCAGCCCCACTACAGTATCTATCCCAGGCAGAGAAGAGAGCCGAGGCTTTAAAATCGATGGGTATTGAAGAA AATGATATTTCTGATGTGCCAGTCGGAGGGAAGAAAAAAGCACCAACAACACCAACAGGagataaaaacatgaaattagGGGCAGGTAAAAATGCAACTGTTGTCGATGGAAAGCCATCAGCATCAAAGGATAAGAAAG ATCTGAGCAGCATTTCAAAGATTGATAGTGAGTCCCTAAAGAGTGATAAAGCCTTCATCAAACTGCTTAAAAAGCAGAGCAAAGATTTAGAATCACTCAAAAAAAAGCATACCAAG GATAAAGAATTAATGCAAAGGAGTCATTGTACCCTGGTTGATAAGATGGTATCCAGACATGACAAAGATAAACTGACTCAAGAGAAAAACTTAGAGAAGGCAATCAAGAAGAAAGG TGAAAGTAACTGTACAGATTTAAAGGTAGAGACAGAGAACAGGGTAAAGTCACTCGTCAATGATCACAAGGGAAAG GTGAAGGAGGTAGTATCATCACAAACAAAGGAGTGGTCTGCCATGGTGGCCAGGCATGCAACAGAAATCGGTGAATATTTAGAACAACATATCTACCAGCAATGTGATGCTCTGAAGAAACTGATGCTTCAACAACATGAAGAACAATTAAAACAGCTTGAAATGATGCATGATAG GGAAACCAAGGAGACCAAATCTCAACAAGCAAAGCAGTCTATGGAGATGGTCAAGTCTGTTAACCAAGACAAGTCATGTAAGAATAAAGCAGAAAAGGACAG GAGAGTACGTGAAGTACAAAGTAACAACACCAAGAAGTTTGTAGAAGAAAGGAAAAGG TTGGCCATGAAACAAGACAGAGAAAAAGAGCAATTGAAGAAGCAGCATGAAGATGACTTGGAATTGTTGAGGAAAGCAAATGAACAG
- the LOC144443488 gene encoding 1-phosphatidylinositol 4,5-bisphosphate phosphodiesterase beta-4-like isoform X5, which produces MDPDGSRELDERSITVCSGLDLVTITYTTMVADSPATAKRWVEYLQSITHNTKANNICPMTSLQKHWMRISFQVNPNGNIPVRNLTRTFASGRTEKMIFKCLDEIGLPSHKNDEIDPKDFPFDKFYELYHKICPRSDIEELHKDITKSKASGVTVEQMINFLNDRQRDPRLNEILFPFFNRERVLQIINTYEKDEEFLQKEQLGVDGLCRYLMSDENAPVFLDRLELYQDMDQPLSHYYINSSHNTYLTGRQFGGKSSVEMYRQVLLAGCRCVELDCWDGKGDDAEPIITHGKAMCTDILFKDVIYAIRDTAFVVSDYPVILSFENHCGKPQQYKLAKYCEEVLGEFLLRDPLDEHPLIQNQPLPSPTKLKRKILIKNKRLKPEVEKRQLELLKHTGLMVVDINEPDDVEGEESDSDSNSEAGDQAKAPESNETSNSSTKSAEQGEEKPKPLTEHEEAHPEYKFKEDEPPPPKEEVKPKQSSVKIPKKAEQAKGDQAKNDQEDNASEDTDVAVAQAHYQYTGGTTNIHPFLSSLVNYLHPVKFPGFDIGEERNIHYQMSSFNESVGLGYIKTQCIEFVNYNKRQMSRIYPKGGRVDSSNYMPQIFWNAGCQMVSLNFQTPDLGMQLNQGKFEYNASCGYLLKPDFMRRPDRIFDPFSESPVDGVIAATCSVKVISGQFLSDKRIGTYVEVDMYGLPTDTIRKEHRTRVVPNNGLNPVYNEEAFIFRKVVLPDLAVLRIAVYDENSKMIGQRILPLDGLQAGYRHVSLRTEGNFPLSLPTVFCYIELKTYVPDGLGDLVDALSAPLQYLSQAEKRAEALKSMGIEENDISDVPVGGKKKAPTTPTGDKNMKLGADLSSISKIDSESLKSDKAFIKLLKKQSKDLESLKKKHTKDKELMQRSHCTLVDKMVSRHDKDKLTQEKNLEKAIKKKGESNCTDLKVETENRVKSLVNDHKGKVKEVVSSQTKEWSAMVARHATEIGEYLEQHIYQQCDALKKLMLQQHEEQLKQLEMMHDRETKETKSQQAKQSMEMVKSVNQDKSCKNKAEKDRRVREVQSNNTKKFVEERKRLAMKQDREKEQLKKQHEDDLELLRKANEQVIEQQRQDAQEAKLAIKPEAVV; this is translated from the exons ATGGATCCAGATGGCTCAAGAGAACTGGACGAAAGATCGATCACTGTTTGCAGTGGTTTAGATCTTGTCACCATTACTTACACAACAATGGTTGCAGATAGCCCAGCTACAGCAAAG AGATGGGTTGAATATTTGCAAAGTATCACGCACAACACCAAAGCCAATAACATCTGCCCAATGACAAGTCTACAGAAACA TTGGATGCGGATTAGCTTTCAGGTGAATCCCAATGGTAACATTCCAGTCAGAAACCTTACCAGAACTTTTGCATCCGGTAGAACAGAAAAGATGATATTCAAATGCCTTGATGAAATAGGCTTGCCCAGTCACAAG AATGATGAGATTGATCCCAAAGACTTTCCTTTTGACAAATTCTATGAACTTTACCACAAGATCTGCCCAAGATCAGATATAGAAGAACTTCATAAAGACAT CACTAAAAGCAAAGCATCAGGTGTTACAGTAGAGCAAATGATCAATTTTCTGAATGATAGACAACGTGATCCCAGGTTGAACGAAATTCTTTTTCCATTCTTTAATCGAGAACGAGTTTTACAAATAATCAACACATACGAGAAGGATGAAGAATTTCTACAGAAAG AGCAACTTGGAGTCGATGGATTATGTCGGTATCTGATGTCGGATGAGAATGCCCCTGTCTTCTTAGACAGATTAGAGCTGTACCAGGATATGGACCAGCCATTGTCACATTACTACATCAATTCATCACATAACACGTACCTAACAGGCCGACAGTTTGGCGGCAAATCATCGGTGGAAATGTACAGACAAGTCCTCCTTGCAGGATGCAG gtgTGTAGAGTTAGACTGTTGGGATGGAAAGGGGGATGATGCAGAACCTATCATAACTCACGGCAAAGCTATGTGTACAGATATATTGTTTAAG GATGTAATCTATGCCATCAGGGATACTGCCTTTGTGGTCTCAGACTACCCAGTCATACTAAGTTTTGAAAACCACTGTGGCAAGCCACAGCAGTACAAACTTGCTAAATATTGTGAAGAAGTTCTTGGAGAATTCCTACTGAGGGATCCTTTAGATGAGCACCCG CTTATACAAAACCAACCACTGCCGTCACCCACAAAGTTAAAAAGGAAGATCCTTATCAAGAACAAAAGGCTAAAACCTGAAGTTGAAAAAA GACAATTGGAATTGTTGAAGCATACAGGACTAATGGTAGTTGATATCAATGAACCTGATGATGTGGAAGGGGAGGAATCTG ACAGTGACTCTAATTCAGAAGCCGGAGATCAAGCAAAGGCTCCCGAGTCTAACGAAACCTCCAACAGCTCCACCAAATCTG CAGAGCAAGGTGAGGAAAAACCCAAACCTTTGACAGAACATGAGGAAGCCCACCCAgaatacaaatttaaagaaGATGAACCACCACCCCCTAAAGAAGAGGTGAAACCCAAACAATCCAGTGTCAAGATCCCTAAAAAG GCTGAACAAGCAAAAGGTGATCAGGCAAAGAATGATCAG GAGGACAATGCAAGCGAAGACACTGACGTGGCTGTTGCACAAGCTCACTACCAATACACTGGTGGCACCACCAACATACACCCCTTTCTGTCCTCACTAGTCAACTATTTACATCCCGTCAAGTTTCCAGGCTTTGACATTGGGGAAG AACGCAATATCCACTATCAGATGTCATCATTCAACGAGTCTGTTGGTCTCGGCTACATCAAAACACAGTGCATAGAGTTTGTCAA TTACAACAAACGTCAGATGAGTAGAATCTATCCTAAAGGAGGTCGAGTGGATTCCAGCAACTATATGCCTCAAATCTTTTGGAACGCTGGCTGTCAAATGGTGTCTCTGAATTTCCAGACTCCAGATCTAGGTATGCAGCTCAACCAAGGCAAATTTGAGTACAATGCATCATGCGG GTATTTATTGAAGCCAGACTTTATGAGAAGACCAGATCGTATCTTTGATCCTTTCTCTGAATCACCTGTAGATGGTGTCATTGCTGCAACATGTTCAGTCAAG GTCATTTCTGGTCAATTCTTGTCTGATAAACGGATAGGAACATATGTAGAAGTGGACATGTATGGTTTACCTACCGACACAATCAGGAAAGAACATCGTACACGTGTCGTACCAAACAATGGTCTTAATCCAGTCTATAATGAGGAGGCATTCATTTTCAGGAAG GTTGTATTACCAGATCTGGCTGTACTCCGTATTGCTGTGTACGATGAAAACAGTAAAATGATTGGACAGAGAATTCTACCTCTTGATGGTTTACAGGCAG GTTACCGCCATGTATCACTGCGCACAGAAGGCAACTTTCCTCTATCACTGCCAACAGTTTTCTGTTATATAGAGTTAAAGACTTATGTACCAGATGGCTTAGGAG ACTTGGTAGATGCCCTATCAGCCCCACTACAGTATCTATCCCAGGCAGAGAAGAGAGCCGAGGCTTTAAAATCGATGGGTATTGAAGAA AATGATATTTCTGATGTGCCAGTCGGAGGGAAGAAAAAAGCACCAACAACACCAACAGGagataaaaacatgaaattagGGGCAG ATCTGAGCAGCATTTCAAAGATTGATAGTGAGTCCCTAAAGAGTGATAAAGCCTTCATCAAACTGCTTAAAAAGCAGAGCAAAGATTTAGAATCACTCAAAAAAAAGCATACCAAG GATAAAGAATTAATGCAAAGGAGTCATTGTACCCTGGTTGATAAGATGGTATCCAGACATGACAAAGATAAACTGACTCAAGAGAAAAACTTAGAGAAGGCAATCAAGAAGAAAGG TGAAAGTAACTGTACAGATTTAAAGGTAGAGACAGAGAACAGGGTAAAGTCACTCGTCAATGATCACAAGGGAAAG GTGAAGGAGGTAGTATCATCACAAACAAAGGAGTGGTCTGCCATGGTGGCCAGGCATGCAACAGAAATCGGTGAATATTTAGAACAACATATCTACCAGCAATGTGATGCTCTGAAGAAACTGATGCTTCAACAACATGAAGAACAATTAAAACAGCTTGAAATGATGCATGATAG GGAAACCAAGGAGACCAAATCTCAACAAGCAAAGCAGTCTATGGAGATGGTCAAGTCTGTTAACCAAGACAAGTCATGTAAGAATAAAGCAGAAAAGGACAG GAGAGTACGTGAAGTACAAAGTAACAACACCAAGAAGTTTGTAGAAGAAAGGAAAAGG TTGGCCATGAAACAAGACAGAGAAAAAGAGCAATTGAAGAAGCAGCATGAAGATGACTTGGAATTGTTGAGGAAAGCAAATGAACAG
- the LOC144443488 gene encoding 1-phosphatidylinositol 4,5-bisphosphate phosphodiesterase beta-4-like isoform X2, with translation MDPDGSRELDERSITVCSGLDLVTITYTTMVADSPATAKRWVEYLQSITHNTKANNICPMTSLQKHWMRISFQVNPNGNIPVRNLTRTFASGRTEKMIFKCLDEIGLPSHKNDEIDPKDFPFDKFYELYHKICPRSDIEELHKDITKSKASGVTVEQMINFLNDRQRDPRLNEILFPFFNRERVLQIINTYEKDEEFLQKEQLGVDGLCRYLMSDENAPVFLDRLELYQDMDQPLSHYYINSSHNTYLTGRQFGGKSSVEMYRQVLLAGCRCVELDCWDGKGDDAEPIITHGKAMCTDILFKDVIYAIRDTAFVVSDYPVILSFENHCGKPQQYKLAKYCEEVLGEFLLRDPLDEHPLIQNQPLPSPTKLKRKILIKNKRLKPEVEKRQLELLKHTGLMVVDINEPDDVEGEESDSDSNSEAGDQAKAPESNETSNSSTKSAEQGEEKPKPLTEHEEAHPEYKFKEDEPPPPKEEVKPKQSSVKIPKKAEQAKGDQAKNDQGDDLTQEDEAVVVANYHYTGATTNIHPFLSALVNYAHPVKFQGFDISEERNIHYQMSSFNESVGLGYIKTQCIEFVNYNKRQMSRIYPKGGRVDSSNYMPQIFWNAGCQMVSLNFQTPDLGMQLNQGKFEYNASCGYLLKPDFMRRPDRIFDPFSESPVDGVIAATCSVKVISGQFLSDKRIGTYVEVDMYGLPTDTIRKEHRTRVVPNNGLNPVYNEEAFIFRKVVLPDLAVLRIAVYDENSKMIGQRILPLDGLQAGYRHVSLRTEGNFPLSLPTVFCYIELKTYVPDGLGDLVDALSAPLQYLSQAEKRAEALKSMGIEENDISDVPVGGKKKAPTTPTGDKNMKLGAGKNATVVDGKPSASKDKKDLSSISKIDSESLKSDKAFIKLLKKQSKDLESLKKKHTKDKELMQRSHCTLVDKMVSRHDKDKLTQEKNLEKAIKKKGESNCTDLKVETENRVKSLVNDHKGKVKEVVSSQTKEWSAMVARHATEIGEYLEQHIYQQCDALKKLMLQQHEEQLKQLEMMHDRETKETKSQQAKQSMEMVKSVNQDKSCKNKAEKDRRVREVQSNNTKKFVEERKRLAMKQDREKEQLKKQHEDDLELLRKANEQVIEQQRQDAQEAKLAIKPEAVV, from the exons ATGGATCCAGATGGCTCAAGAGAACTGGACGAAAGATCGATCACTGTTTGCAGTGGTTTAGATCTTGTCACCATTACTTACACAACAATGGTTGCAGATAGCCCAGCTACAGCAAAG AGATGGGTTGAATATTTGCAAAGTATCACGCACAACACCAAAGCCAATAACATCTGCCCAATGACAAGTCTACAGAAACA TTGGATGCGGATTAGCTTTCAGGTGAATCCCAATGGTAACATTCCAGTCAGAAACCTTACCAGAACTTTTGCATCCGGTAGAACAGAAAAGATGATATTCAAATGCCTTGATGAAATAGGCTTGCCCAGTCACAAG AATGATGAGATTGATCCCAAAGACTTTCCTTTTGACAAATTCTATGAACTTTACCACAAGATCTGCCCAAGATCAGATATAGAAGAACTTCATAAAGACAT CACTAAAAGCAAAGCATCAGGTGTTACAGTAGAGCAAATGATCAATTTTCTGAATGATAGACAACGTGATCCCAGGTTGAACGAAATTCTTTTTCCATTCTTTAATCGAGAACGAGTTTTACAAATAATCAACACATACGAGAAGGATGAAGAATTTCTACAGAAAG AGCAACTTGGAGTCGATGGATTATGTCGGTATCTGATGTCGGATGAGAATGCCCCTGTCTTCTTAGACAGATTAGAGCTGTACCAGGATATGGACCAGCCATTGTCACATTACTACATCAATTCATCACATAACACGTACCTAACAGGCCGACAGTTTGGCGGCAAATCATCGGTGGAAATGTACAGACAAGTCCTCCTTGCAGGATGCAG gtgTGTAGAGTTAGACTGTTGGGATGGAAAGGGGGATGATGCAGAACCTATCATAACTCACGGCAAAGCTATGTGTACAGATATATTGTTTAAG GATGTAATCTATGCCATCAGGGATACTGCCTTTGTGGTCTCAGACTACCCAGTCATACTAAGTTTTGAAAACCACTGTGGCAAGCCACAGCAGTACAAACTTGCTAAATATTGTGAAGAAGTTCTTGGAGAATTCCTACTGAGGGATCCTTTAGATGAGCACCCG CTTATACAAAACCAACCACTGCCGTCACCCACAAAGTTAAAAAGGAAGATCCTTATCAAGAACAAAAGGCTAAAACCTGAAGTTGAAAAAA GACAATTGGAATTGTTGAAGCATACAGGACTAATGGTAGTTGATATCAATGAACCTGATGATGTGGAAGGGGAGGAATCTG ACAGTGACTCTAATTCAGAAGCCGGAGATCAAGCAAAGGCTCCCGAGTCTAACGAAACCTCCAACAGCTCCACCAAATCTG CAGAGCAAGGTGAGGAAAAACCCAAACCTTTGACAGAACATGAGGAAGCCCACCCAgaatacaaatttaaagaaGATGAACCACCACCCCCTAAAGAAGAGGTGAAACCCAAACAATCCAGTGTCAAGATCCCTAAAAAG GCTGAACAAGCAAAAGGTGATCAGGCAAAGAATGATCAG GGTGATGACCTAACGCAGGAAGATGAGGCAGTAGTGGTGGCCAATTACCACTACACAGGGGCCACCACAAATATACATCCGTTCTTGTCCGCGTTAGTCAACTATGCACACCCAGTGAAGTTCCAGGGCTTCGATATATCTGAAG AACGCAATATCCACTATCAGATGTCATCATTCAACGAGTCTGTTGGTCTCGGCTACATCAAAACACAGTGCATAGAGTTTGTCAA TTACAACAAACGTCAGATGAGTAGAATCTATCCTAAAGGAGGTCGAGTGGATTCCAGCAACTATATGCCTCAAATCTTTTGGAACGCTGGCTGTCAAATGGTGTCTCTGAATTTCCAGACTCCAGATCTAGGTATGCAGCTCAACCAAGGCAAATTTGAGTACAATGCATCATGCGG GTATTTATTGAAGCCAGACTTTATGAGAAGACCAGATCGTATCTTTGATCCTTTCTCTGAATCACCTGTAGATGGTGTCATTGCTGCAACATGTTCAGTCAAG GTCATTTCTGGTCAATTCTTGTCTGATAAACGGATAGGAACATATGTAGAAGTGGACATGTATGGTTTACCTACCGACACAATCAGGAAAGAACATCGTACACGTGTCGTACCAAACAATGGTCTTAATCCAGTCTATAATGAGGAGGCATTCATTTTCAGGAAG GTTGTATTACCAGATCTGGCTGTACTCCGTATTGCTGTGTACGATGAAAACAGTAAAATGATTGGACAGAGAATTCTACCTCTTGATGGTTTACAGGCAG GTTACCGCCATGTATCACTGCGCACAGAAGGCAACTTTCCTCTATCACTGCCAACAGTTTTCTGTTATATAGAGTTAAAGACTTATGTACCAGATGGCTTAGGAG ACTTGGTAGATGCCCTATCAGCCCCACTACAGTATCTATCCCAGGCAGAGAAGAGAGCCGAGGCTTTAAAATCGATGGGTATTGAAGAA AATGATATTTCTGATGTGCCAGTCGGAGGGAAGAAAAAAGCACCAACAACACCAACAGGagataaaaacatgaaattagGGGCAGGTAAAAATGCAACTGTTGTCGATGGAAAGCCATCAGCATCAAAGGATAAGAAAG ATCTGAGCAGCATTTCAAAGATTGATAGTGAGTCCCTAAAGAGTGATAAAGCCTTCATCAAACTGCTTAAAAAGCAGAGCAAAGATTTAGAATCACTCAAAAAAAAGCATACCAAG GATAAAGAATTAATGCAAAGGAGTCATTGTACCCTGGTTGATAAGATGGTATCCAGACATGACAAAGATAAACTGACTCAAGAGAAAAACTTAGAGAAGGCAATCAAGAAGAAAGG TGAAAGTAACTGTACAGATTTAAAGGTAGAGACAGAGAACAGGGTAAAGTCACTCGTCAATGATCACAAGGGAAAG GTGAAGGAGGTAGTATCATCACAAACAAAGGAGTGGTCTGCCATGGTGGCCAGGCATGCAACAGAAATCGGTGAATATTTAGAACAACATATCTACCAGCAATGTGATGCTCTGAAGAAACTGATGCTTCAACAACATGAAGAACAATTAAAACAGCTTGAAATGATGCATGATAG GGAAACCAAGGAGACCAAATCTCAACAAGCAAAGCAGTCTATGGAGATGGTCAAGTCTGTTAACCAAGACAAGTCATGTAAGAATAAAGCAGAAAAGGACAG GAGAGTACGTGAAGTACAAAGTAACAACACCAAGAAGTTTGTAGAAGAAAGGAAAAGG TTGGCCATGAAACAAGACAGAGAAAAAGAGCAATTGAAGAAGCAGCATGAAGATGACTTGGAATTGTTGAGGAAAGCAAATGAACAG